Genomic DNA from Lepeophtheirus salmonis chromosome 9, UVic_Lsal_1.4, whole genome shotgun sequence:
gctcagattaacagcggaggattatgttaAGATTCTGGcatccaaggtccttccgtggatcaaatccatagttggcaactctccttggggttttcaacaagatggagcacccgcccacgctcccaagaaagctcaggagtggctcaaggagaACATGAACTTTTGGGCAAGGACTACTGGctccctcagagcccagatctgaacccactagacttctctatctaggcgcacttggagaccaaggcctgcaaaaaacgacacaagaacataaatgcattaaaggctgctgtcaacaaggcctgggcctccatggacgccgattacatccagcaagtctgtggcagcttcagacgtcgcctgaccagtgtcattgagtcaaatggtggctacattgattaaatttgatcacaaactattttattattctaaaaatgtatgaataaattgtttctcaagtcattcgaaatatCATTATTGTCtgcaatatgttctgaaaaaaaatcggtaatTAATTCTGCACGGCTATCAACTAtacaaattaaactaatttagacaaaaaagaagtttttcttcaaagtgTTCATTGTATGGTTAAATCAATCCCAGCATCTTTTGAggataataatcaaatatgtgTACTTAAAATTAGGTTTTAAGACGTGATGTACTTTTTGAAATACTCATTTATTCATAAGGAAGGTTGTGTAAGCTAATTAGactcattaaaataatactaataaatattttaatcattatgaatttgattagtacataataaataaattttaaaaaaaatcaatttggaaATCCTCAAATTGATAATCCAGTTTTTCCGATAACTTGGCTCATTCAGGCGTctgtattgataaaataaaaaaagagcttgTTTATATAGCATATACACGAATCAAAACTTAATTTCTACTCACCTAGGCAGTTGAACAAGCACTGTTACAGGTTTCATATTCAACAAATCTATGATTTGAGTCAACACTCGTTGCACACCAGGGAATATCATTGTTTTGTACTTTTGTGCAGGAGTTGTATGTTGTTCCGAACGCCGTGAAGGGAATATACATGCCTTTCCAAGAACAGTTGCACAATCTGAaggaaaatgtataaaaatgtaacctAAAGGTTTATTCGATATATACTCACTGGGATCCCTAACAACAGATTCATCTATATATGCAGATAGAAGTAATCGATTAGATTTTGtgtggatttttaatattattacttacGAGGACAAGAGGGTGTGCAAACATCGAATGTTCTAGCTTGTCCGTTGCTTCGGATAGATGTGGCACACCAGAATGTGTTCCCATAGTCAACGTTGGTACAAGTAGTGTAGGTCTTACCAGCGTAGATAAAAGGAAATCGGCAGTTGTTTCCATACCCAGTTTTGCAGGCTATCGAAAATACGAATTCAAAATTATAGGAGgttaactaaattttattaattactcacAGCCCGATAATGGTACAGTAGTTTTTATGTTAGAGGCTCCTGTAGTCTTGGTCATTACTGAAAATTATTGGCgttcaaaatgatttataagtGGAATAACATATTAGGTTACCTGCTCCTTTAGTAGTCTTGGTAAAAACTAAAAACAGATTaagtttaaaatcatttataaaacgAATGATATCTCTATTTACCTGGTCCTCCAGAGGCCGGACCACCAGAACTAGTTGTAACTAAAAGAACAAATATGGAAGAATAATGGAATGGtatagacttttaaaaaatttgagcaTACTAAGGGGTAATTAACGGAGGTTTAAGAACTCAAAACAAGAGgatgaatatgaaataaaaattaattttcggcAAAATagtatgatttatttaaataacttaccTGGGAGAGTAACCGGTACTGTTGGGGCTGTAGTCTTGGtcataacttaaatataaaaaaatatagataataatgcCATGTATACTAAATATCTTCTCAAGCCTCTTACCCGCTCCATTGTTCATTTGGATCAAGTTGACGGAAATGAGAATCAAAAGACTTGATTTTATTGAACTCATTCTTCACTTTGGATATAAAAACTGTGAATGATGTATATTTTCGACTAcatttaatctttatatatagAATGTTGGGTATATGAGAACAGTTGTGGAGTTggtaaaaattatctttgtcATCTCAGATTGTTCTAATTAAAGcaaaaagtccataaatattaattcaaatttgtttaattagtttgatagatagttattaaaaaaacaccacgattcttaattttttttttatattagtttgttgGATATTTAGATATTCAATCAAAACATTTGTTCCTTTAAATGTGGCTCAAATTTGTTACTtagaacaattattttggagCAAAGGAATCAAATTcagaaatatttaatcatatacctatatatttcgGGCAATGATGTAAATCGGGCATTTGGCAAAAGTTCTGGGCAATCTATAAAAGGGCATTCATTTATATTGCCGAGTAAAATGATGATGGTTAATTTGAATGATAAACAATTctttgcaagcaatttgatgatcaaggatttgattatgatacaatttcattggataattaattatatgtactttCATTGAAAGTAGAGTAAGGGTGTCCGGATTTGCCCAgtgattaagaaattaaaattaataaagaactcttctgcttaatataaaacaaaaaataaagactttaaaaatgtttctcatgttggttttataagtatgtatttacTATTATATGTCTATGGAATCTTCTTTCACGTAATAAGGAAGTAATTGCTTTATTCTTGACCAGACTTGTAGTCTCGCAGCTCCTTCTTTGAAGATCAAGTAATCCGCCTAAGACCCCTACAATGGCTCACAAGGTGTTCTCAGAACCATATCTGGAGCCTTAAGAACATACATGAAAAATATCAGACAAATCCATTATGTGGTTCGGCCTTTATTGAAGGATAAACACACATACATTTCTCATTTGATATATAGACTAATATTGTATTTGGACAATCAAATAACTGTGTAGtaagaaattgtcacgagagacccattttattttacaaaatatattttggccgACAGGTTTCTCAGGTGGATAGCTGGTACCTAAAGGGGATCAGAACTTATCTCCCCCACCATCCTGgttatcaaggaccccttctaatatataGTATAACACACTCCGCCCTATGCAAGTGAAGTTAGGGCCCACAAGATGGGTAAACCTCACTGCCGCCACTTACCTGATGATAAAGGACAAAATTAATATCCTAGAATACAGCCCTGCCCATGGGTTATCT
This window encodes:
- the LOC121124114 gene encoding uncharacterized protein, whose amino-acid sequence is MSSIKSSLLILISVNLIQMNNGAVMTKTTAPTVPVTLPVTTSSGGPASGGPVFTKTTKGAVMTKTTGASNIKTTVPLSGSCKTGYGNNCRFPFIYAGKTYTTCTNVDYGNTFWCATSIRSNGQARTFDVCTPSCPHESVVRDPNCATVLGKACIFPSRRSEQHTTPAQKYKTMIFPGVQRVLTQIIDLLNMKPVTVLVQLPRRLNEPSYRKNWIINLRISKLIFFKIYLLCTNQIHND